The DNA window CGAGGCGAGCGTTATTCCAACGCCTGAGGATTACGGTCCGATGGAGCCCATAAGCGTCTACGGTGGTGCAAAGCTCGCGGCTGAGGCTTTAATAAGCGGATACGCCCACATATTCGGCTTTAGGGCGATATCCTTCCGCCTGGCGAACATAATAGGGGCGCGCTCCAACCACGGGGTCATCTACGACTTCATCAACAAGCTCCGCAGAAACCCTGATGAGCTTGAGATACTCGGGGATGGAACCCAGAGGAAGAGCTACCTCCACGTGAGCGACACCGTTGAGGGAATGCTCCACATATTCGAGCACTTCCGGAGGGAGGGGAAGACCTACGACGTCTACAACCTCGGCAACGACGACTGGATAACAGTGAAGGAGATAGCGGAGATAGTGAGTGAGGAGATGGGATTAAAACCGGAGTTCCGCTTCACTGGCGGGGTTGACGGTGGGAGAGGCTGGAAGGGTGACGTGAAGTTCATGCTCCTGGATGTAAGCAAAGCCAAATCCACTGG is part of the Thermococcus stetteri genome and encodes:
- a CDS encoding NAD-dependent epimerase/dehydratase family protein, translating into MKALVTGGAGFIGSHLVDRLMEEGHEVRVLDNLSAGSVENIRRWLENERFEFIKGDMADFETVKKAIEGVDVVSHLAANPEVRISSQSPEKLYESNVTITYNLLEAMRNSDVEYLVFTSSSTVYGEASVIPTPEDYGPMEPISVYGGAKLAAEALISGYAHIFGFRAISFRLANIIGARSNHGVIYDFINKLRRNPDELEILGDGTQRKSYLHVSDTVEGMLHIFEHFRREGKTYDVYNLGNDDWITVKEIAEIVSEEMGLKPEFRFTGGVDGGRGWKGDVKFMLLDVSKAKSTGWKPKLNSYEAVRRTVRELLEG